From one Microbacter margulisiae genomic stretch:
- a CDS encoding RagB/SusD family nutrient uptake outer membrane protein, translated as MKNKLLIFVALAMILSGCSDLFSPADQNNRTLDGVYSDPAFAEGLLLNAYVKLPSGYSYNDVATDNAVSNDPTNSYRLMATGSWSSLNNPMDQWTSAYSAIQYLNLFLANTDKVTWATTGEYVSQMFNDRFKGEAYGMRALFMYYLLQAHGGWSADGKLLGVPILLTPQDVTSNFKVPRNTFDECLTQIYTDLDSAEYYLPLDYSDISSTSQIPAKYTGKTTVSDYNRVFGAYNTQRMSARIAKVISAQVTLLAASPAFNQGTNVSWAAAADSAAAVLDLNGGLSGLASNGDYWYAERNANEINNIQNGLNPKEILWRTNVGSSNSLESDNYPPSLYGKGRVDPTQNLVDAFPMANGYPITDPNSGYDPTHPYANRDPRLALYIVTNGSTEGPSNTPIYTQVGTGSTNDGLNQISTSTRTGYYMRKLLREDVNLNPTNTNSQIHYYARMRYTEIYLDYAEAANEAWGPDGTGPSGYSARDVIAAIRKRAGITQPDAYLASITTKDAMRTLIHNERRLELCFEGFRFWDLRRWKANLTEEANGVSISNGTYTFVPVEKRAYQDYMDYGPIPYSEVLKFGLVQNQGW; from the coding sequence ATGAAAAATAAATTATTGATATTTGTAGCGTTGGCAATGATTTTGTCCGGCTGTTCAGACCTGTTCTCGCCTGCCGATCAAAATAATCGTACGCTGGATGGCGTGTACAGTGATCCTGCGTTTGCGGAAGGGCTTTTACTGAACGCTTATGTTAAATTGCCGTCAGGCTATTCGTATAACGATGTTGCTACTGATAATGCGGTATCCAATGACCCGACGAACAGTTATCGTCTGATGGCTACGGGAAGCTGGTCGTCTTTAAATAATCCGATGGATCAATGGACAAGCGCTTATTCAGCCATCCAATATTTGAATCTGTTTTTGGCTAATACAGATAAGGTAACGTGGGCTACTACCGGAGAATATGTATCCCAGATGTTTAATGACAGGTTTAAAGGGGAAGCCTATGGGATGCGCGCCCTTTTTATGTATTATCTGTTACAGGCGCATGGTGGCTGGTCGGCTGATGGGAAACTTTTGGGGGTGCCTATCCTGTTAACTCCGCAGGATGTTACTTCTAATTTCAAAGTACCACGTAATACATTCGACGAATGTTTAACCCAGATTTATACCGATTTGGATTCGGCGGAGTATTACTTACCGCTTGACTATTCCGATATTAGTTCGACAAGCCAAATACCGGCCAAATATACGGGAAAGACTACTGTGTCAGACTATAATCGCGTATTTGGTGCGTATAATACCCAGCGGATGTCTGCCCGTATCGCTAAAGTCATTAGCGCACAAGTTACTCTATTGGCAGCCAGTCCTGCTTTTAATCAGGGAACCAATGTGTCATGGGCTGCCGCTGCCGACTCTGCCGCTGCCGTGCTTGATCTGAATGGGGGCTTATCGGGATTAGCATCTAATGGCGATTATTGGTATGCGGAACGGAATGCAAATGAAATTAATAATATACAGAATGGACTTAATCCTAAGGAGATTCTTTGGAGAACCAACGTGGGTAGTTCCAATAGTCTGGAATCAGATAATTATCCACCAAGTCTTTATGGTAAGGGCCGTGTTGATCCAACCCAGAATTTGGTAGATGCTTTTCCGATGGCTAACGGTTACCCAATTACAGATCCGAACAGCGGTTATGATCCAACTCATCCGTATGCAAACCGTGATCCTCGTTTAGCCCTCTATATTGTGACCAACGGGAGTACCGAAGGACCGAGTAATACTCCTATTTATACACAGGTAGGAACCGGAAGTACCAATGATGGATTGAATCAAATTTCTACTTCAACACGTACAGGTTATTATATGCGTAAACTATTGCGGGAAGATGTCAATCTGAATCCGACCAACACCAATTCACAGATCCATTACTATGCCCGTATGCGTTATACCGAAATATATCTGGATTATGCTGAAGCAGCCAATGAAGCCTGGGGTCCTGATGGTACAGGCCCATCGGGCTATTCTGCCCGGGATGTGATAGCCGCCATACGTAAGAGGGCAGGCATTACCCAGCCTGATGCCTATCTGGCTTCTATTACTACAAAAGATGCTATGCGGACATTGATTCATAACGAAAGACGATTGGAATTGTGTTTTGAAGGATTTCGTTTTTGGGATTTACGGCGCTGGAAAGCGAATTTGACAGAAGAAGCGAATGGTGTATCCATTTCAAACGGAACTTATACGTTTGTTCCGGTTGAAAAGAGAGCATATCAAGATTATATGGATTACGGACCGATACCTTATAGTGAAGTGTTGAAATTTGGATTGGTGCAAAATCAAGGGTGGTAA
- a CDS encoding SusC/RagA family TonB-linked outer membrane protein, whose translation MKLIRIGTILCGMFFGLLFKVAGQTADTNQTMISGNDSLVHVAYGTVEKKDLTGAISVVNPSDYLEKDYGTYPLEGVNAFIGGSNLWGLGTPLVLIDGVPGNITDVTTTAISQITFLKGANAVVLYGSRAANGVILITTKQGKVGKIKKNIRVNGGVNVPIEYPTYLGSADYMTYYNQACTNDGLSPLYDAATISKYASHSNIYQYPDVNYYSSDYLRKMYTSYSANAEFSGGTERARFYALVDYQGQNSLLKFGEGNNENTSRLSIRGNIELKLNDFINAFVHTSTVFNDSRSSMGNYWSNAATLRPNYFSPFVPISLISNSATNGQTYIKNAHNIIDGLYLLGGTQQYMTNPISDVYAGGYKTNTSRLFQYVTGVNADLSQALKGLSFHGQISIDYLDTYTDSLSTKYAVYSPTWTGDSITGLTKYNTDNNSRVQSIGNVFEDQTIDFNVHMDYVNSFNLNNVSAMLVGSGTLQRQTGDFQYQTNSNLGLQLAYNYDHRYYADFSGAVVNSTLLPSNARVAFSPTFSLGWLLTGENFLKHSKVVDRLKLSASAGIVNTDLDLSNNFYLYDPVYYSSYGYSWHDGSYSNSATTALHGDNQHLSYAKRKEVNLDIDGSFFNNQLGVQATAFLIDKTGIPEQRFTQYPSYFNTYYPTSSFVPYTNYGEDQYKGFDVQVNFRQKIGDVNLMVGAAGTYATSKVLKVDEIYANSYQNRAGKPIDAIFGLVSQGFFADQNDITNHAVQEFGTVAPGDIKYKDENGDGVIDQRDQVMIGRWGSPFTCGVNLTLQWKNFTFFALGTGQYGGTGIKSGSYYWVYGSEKYSNVVLNSWTDATKNTATYPRLTTLSSNNNFQYSTFWAYSTDRFDLSKVQFTYTLPKKLLINSPLKNINIYVNGNNLLTFAKNRKIMELNVGTTPQTRLYNVGIKAEF comes from the coding sequence ATGAAACTTATAAGAATAGGAACGATTTTATGCGGTATGTTCTTTGGCTTGCTTTTTAAAGTTGCAGGACAGACTGCTGATACGAATCAAACAATGATTTCCGGCAACGATTCCTTGGTGCATGTGGCCTACGGGACGGTTGAGAAGAAAGATCTGACCGGCGCTATTTCGGTAGTGAATCCGTCGGATTATCTGGAAAAAGATTATGGCACCTATCCGCTGGAAGGTGTTAATGCCTTTATCGGCGGGAGCAATCTCTGGGGGTTGGGTACGCCGTTGGTGTTGATTGACGGTGTGCCCGGTAATATTACAGATGTTACCACTACGGCAATTTCTCAGATCACCTTTTTGAAAGGAGCGAATGCCGTTGTCCTCTATGGTAGCCGTGCCGCGAACGGTGTGATCTTGATTACAACCAAACAGGGGAAAGTAGGTAAAATCAAGAAAAACATCCGGGTTAACGGAGGCGTTAATGTGCCGATAGAGTATCCAACTTATTTAGGGTCGGCTGACTATATGACCTATTATAATCAGGCCTGTACGAATGACGGATTATCTCCGCTTTATGATGCTGCTACCATCAGTAAGTATGCTTCGCATTCCAATATATATCAGTATCCTGATGTGAATTATTATTCATCGGATTATTTGCGTAAGATGTACACTTCTTATTCTGCTAATGCCGAATTTTCGGGCGGTACGGAGCGTGCGCGGTTTTATGCTTTGGTTGACTATCAGGGGCAAAATTCATTGTTGAAATTTGGAGAAGGCAACAATGAGAACACTTCTCGTTTAAGTATACGCGGAAACATCGAATTGAAGTTAAATGATTTTATAAACGCTTTCGTTCATACCTCGACTGTATTTAATGATAGTCGGTCATCGATGGGTAATTATTGGTCAAATGCGGCAACGTTACGACCGAACTACTTTTCCCCGTTTGTCCCCATCAGTTTGATTTCGAATAGCGCTACCAATGGTCAAACCTATATTAAGAACGCTCATAACATCATCGATGGACTTTATTTGCTGGGCGGGACTCAGCAATATATGACCAATCCGATTTCCGATGTGTATGCCGGCGGATATAAAACCAATACTTCCCGTCTGTTTCAGTATGTAACGGGCGTTAATGCTGATCTCAGCCAAGCGTTGAAAGGGCTATCGTTTCATGGACAGATTAGCATTGATTATTTGGATACGTATACAGATTCTCTTTCTACTAAGTATGCTGTTTATTCACCAACATGGACTGGCGATTCAATTACCGGATTAACAAAATATAATACAGATAATAATAGTCGCGTTCAGAGTATAGGAAATGTATTTGAAGATCAAACCATTGATTTTAACGTGCATATGGATTATGTAAACAGCTTCAACCTAAATAATGTATCGGCAATGTTGGTTGGGTCAGGTACGCTTCAGCGTCAAACCGGAGATTTTCAATACCAAACGAACAGTAACTTAGGGTTGCAATTGGCATATAATTATGATCATCGGTATTATGCTGACTTTAGTGGAGCGGTTGTGAATTCTACCTTGTTGCCCTCCAACGCCCGTGTGGCCTTTTCTCCTACCTTTAGCCTTGGTTGGCTGCTAACCGGGGAGAATTTCTTGAAGCATTCTAAAGTGGTAGATCGTTTGAAGCTGTCGGCATCTGCCGGTATTGTCAATACGGATCTGGATTTGAGTAATAACTTTTATTTGTATGACCCCGTTTATTATTCTTCTTATGGGTATTCATGGCATGATGGTTCTTATTCCAATTCAGCAACTACCGCATTGCATGGTGATAATCAGCATTTATCCTATGCTAAACGAAAAGAGGTTAATCTGGATATAGACGGGTCCTTCTTCAATAACCAATTAGGTGTTCAGGCAACCGCTTTTTTGATTGATAAGACGGGTATCCCTGAACAGCGTTTCACACAATACCCCAGCTATTTTAATACCTATTATCCTACATCATCTTTTGTGCCATATACAAATTATGGGGAAGATCAATATAAAGGATTTGATGTGCAGGTAAACTTCCGTCAAAAAATCGGGGATGTTAACCTTATGGTTGGCGCAGCCGGAACGTATGCTACGTCGAAAGTATTAAAAGTAGATGAGATTTATGCCAATTCATATCAGAATCGTGCCGGGAAACCGATTGATGCCATCTTTGGTTTGGTAAGTCAAGGCTTTTTTGCTGACCAGAACGATATTACCAATCATGCAGTACAGGAATTCGGAACCGTAGCTCCCGGTGATATCAAGTATAAAGATGAAAACGGGGATGGCGTGATCGATCAAAGGGATCAGGTCATGATAGGACGTTGGGGAAGTCCGTTTACATGTGGTGTAAATCTTACGCTACAATGGAAGAATTTTACCTTCTTTGCGTTAGGAACCGGCCAATATGGGGGTACAGGGATAAAGAGCGGCAGTTACTACTGGGTGTATGGGAGTGAAAAATATTCCAACGTTGTCCTGAACAGTTGGACGGATGCCACGAAGAATACGGCAACCTATCCCCGGCTGACCACGCTGAGTAGCAATAATAATTTCCAATACTCCACTTTTTGGGCCTATAGTACCGATCGTTTTGATCTCTCAAAAGTTCAGTTCACATATACCTTACCTAAAAAGTTGTTGATTAACTCTCCTCTGAAGAACATCAACATATATGTTAACGGTAATAACTTGCTCACATTTGCTAAAAACAGAAAGATTATGGAATTGAATGTAGGTACTACGCCACAGACACGTTTATATAATGTCGGTATCAAAGCTGAGTTTTAA
- a CDS encoding RagB/SusD family nutrient uptake outer membrane protein, with protein sequence MKKHINIIGGIILMWLMFGFTSCTSYLDRTPDSVVSSTDAFVNFTNFQGYVEQIYALVPDYTAVTWADNWMMGDEAINSVGGAWVDDKFDEGDYWGWQEGWIPSWLNGDGNVHTASAGGAEGLWPNAWAGIRDVNLGLENLDKLTDATQEQKDFIKGQLLFFRGWFYFELSSYFGGLPYITHVLSPTDNLAIPRLSYQQTADSIAKDLRAAADLLPVDWDSTATGAATKGNNTLRINKMMCLGYLGKDYLYAGSPLMNKESTGSATYNKGYCQKAAAAFAEMLQYVDNGKSWLHLVPFSQYSNLFWSGGSSQMPGYQEDVFTYSAFGTWLDGCPWGPASIFSASSIGGGYVSPNANYVDNYGMANGLPITDPNSGYDPNNPWANRDPRFYHDIVIDGDQQIYGAAPADKEHYRDIALYTSGEDRTYNGGASSGRTGYLIRKFTPMTCNNIDNYSGGGYMHLAYMRLSDVYLMYAEAVLQGYGSATSTAPGYNLTAEQAVDKIRTRAGVGPVGSAYVSDPQKFMSEIIRERAVELSFEADIRFNDLRRWMLWDNKQYLEKTAIDFDRGTVSVPASEIPSPGIHYEPVNMTKRVILTRVFHDFNYWLPIPTKDVYLYVTFPQNPGY encoded by the coding sequence ATGAAAAAACATATAAATATAATCGGAGGGATTATCCTAATGTGGTTAATGTTTGGATTCACCTCGTGTACAAGCTATTTGGACAGAACTCCCGATTCGGTGGTTTCTTCAACGGATGCTTTTGTTAATTTCACCAATTTTCAAGGATATGTAGAGCAGATCTATGCTTTAGTCCCCGACTATACCGCTGTCACTTGGGCGGACAACTGGATGATGGGAGATGAAGCTATTAATAGTGTTGGTGGAGCATGGGTAGATGATAAATTTGATGAAGGAGATTATTGGGGCTGGCAGGAAGGATGGATTCCTTCATGGCTGAATGGTGATGGGAATGTTCATACTGCGTCAGCTGGAGGTGCGGAAGGCTTATGGCCAAATGCATGGGCTGGTATTCGTGATGTTAATCTTGGATTGGAAAATCTGGATAAACTGACGGATGCTACGCAAGAACAGAAGGATTTCATTAAAGGTCAGTTACTGTTTTTCCGGGGTTGGTTTTATTTTGAATTGTCCTCTTATTTTGGTGGCTTACCTTATATTACGCATGTACTATCACCTACTGACAATCTGGCTATTCCTCGGTTATCCTATCAGCAAACTGCCGATTCCATAGCGAAAGATCTTAGAGCAGCAGCCGATCTATTGCCTGTTGATTGGGATAGTACGGCTACCGGCGCTGCAACCAAAGGAAATAATACGTTGCGAATTAACAAAATGATGTGTTTAGGCTATTTAGGGAAAGATTATCTGTATGCCGGCAGTCCTTTAATGAATAAGGAATCGACAGGTAGTGCTACCTATAATAAAGGCTATTGCCAGAAAGCGGCGGCTGCCTTTGCAGAGATGTTACAGTATGTGGACAATGGGAAGAGTTGGCTTCATTTGGTTCCCTTCAGCCAATACTCCAACCTTTTCTGGAGTGGGGGTTCTAGTCAAATGCCAGGTTACCAGGAGGATGTGTTTACGTATTCTGCATTTGGTACTTGGTTGGATGGTTGCCCCTGGGGACCTGCATCTATCTTTAGCGCTTCATCAATAGGTGGAGGTTATGTATCACCCAATGCCAATTATGTAGATAACTACGGCATGGCCAATGGATTGCCTATTACAGATCCGAATTCAGGTTATGATCCCAATAATCCATGGGCAAACCGAGACCCGCGTTTCTATCACGACATTGTAATTGACGGCGATCAGCAAATTTATGGTGCTGCCCCGGCTGACAAAGAACATTATCGCGATATAGCGCTTTATACCAGCGGTGAAGATCGAACGTATAATGGAGGCGCTAGTAGTGGCCGTACAGGTTATTTAATAAGAAAGTTTACCCCAATGACCTGTAATAATATTGACAATTATTCCGGTGGAGGCTATATGCATTTGGCTTATATGCGCTTGTCGGATGTCTATCTGATGTATGCCGAAGCGGTATTGCAAGGGTATGGTTCGGCCACCAGCACTGCGCCGGGATATAATTTAACGGCTGAACAGGCAGTGGATAAAATACGTACCCGTGCAGGAGTTGGTCCGGTGGGTTCGGCTTACGTTAGTGACCCTCAGAAATTTATGAGCGAGATTATTCGTGAACGAGCCGTGGAACTTTCGTTTGAAGCGGATATTCGCTTTAACGACCTGCGTCGTTGGATGTTGTGGGATAATAAGCAATACTTGGAAAAGACAGCGATTGATTTTGATCGTGGAACTGTATCTGTACCTGCCTCTGAAATACCGAGTCCCGGAATTCATTATGAGCCGGTAAATATGACGAAAAGGGTAATTCTGACCCGTGTTTTCCATGACTTCAATTATTGGTTACCAATACCAACAAAAGATGTGTACTTGTATGTAACATTCCCACAAAACCCCGGGTATTAA
- a CDS encoding SusC/RagA family TonB-linked outer membrane protein, whose translation MYTVKGKVFDEKNMPMIGATVVVKGDLKIGTVTDVDGRFTLNVPMKQPVIVISYVGYKPQEIDTKGKNFFTVDMIPNNVNLNDVVVVGYGQEKKQSVVGAIVQTSGKQLAKSVGLPDLGSALTGNLPGVITMTTTGKPGDETPQILIRGESTWNNTSPLILVDGIERDINSVNINDVESISVLKDASATAVFGVRGANGVILITTKRGEEGKANISVTVNTTVKMPQMLASKYDSYDALSIRNESIERELGLYPAAWGKYMPNATLNEYRNQTTLAQAEQYPNINWQDALVRKAAMDHNVNMNISGGTPEVKYFTSVDYEDEGDILKHYPNGKGYTGGYGFKRLDVRSNLDFNLTRTTTLKADLAGSYGVVQDAYNQDSWEYRIWQSIYSNPPDVYYPRYSDGSWGYYPPNTVGTINSALTLSNNGIRYTTTKQINTDFTLKQDLSMILDGLSAQGMLSYDNTFVSVGGIYDNGNVQQTYIDPVTGEVTQSSYLGTNQFNWIPSRWSPNADADVSPDATYRHTFYQLQLNYAKKFGKHDVTGMGLFSRDQYATGSEVPHYREDWVGRFTYNYAEKYFAEVNGAYNGSEQFGPSHRFAFFPSAALGWMITNEKFMKPMKFLDMLKLRASWGQVGSDNMNGYYNRWLYMTSWGYGGTLPLGTNPYASNPYQWWYVTQQGNSDIHWEKVTKTNAGVDYAFLGGLVAGNFDVFRDIRTDILMTPTVPSYFGTTPAAANLGIVRNIGYELVIRLNKQINKNLRLWGNFDMTHARNQVIYADDPQLYDAYRKSAGKPVGQNYSYVTGGYYNNWDQVYGSTQLNTYDTEKLPGNLNIIDFNGDGKIDNKDSAPYSYPSYPENTFTTTVGCDWKAFSLSVMFYGVNDVSRYMQLTSFSGSLDNVYKQGSYWTKTDQNGNVPMPRWDSHMDYTGSTLYLYDGSYLRLKNVQLAYTFKKEWLQKYGINSLRAYLNGEDLFLWTHMPDSREVNTAGSTAYPLVKRITCGLNVTF comes from the coding sequence ATGTATACAGTCAAAGGAAAGGTGTTCGATGAAAAGAATATGCCTATGATTGGCGCTACAGTAGTGGTGAAGGGAGATCTGAAAATCGGTACGGTAACAGATGTTGACGGTAGGTTCACATTAAACGTACCCATGAAACAACCTGTAATCGTTATTTCTTATGTGGGATATAAACCGCAAGAGATTGACACAAAAGGTAAGAATTTTTTTACTGTTGATATGATACCCAACAACGTTAATTTAAATGATGTGGTTGTTGTGGGATATGGACAAGAGAAAAAACAAAGTGTGGTTGGGGCTATCGTCCAGACATCCGGGAAACAGCTTGCAAAGTCAGTCGGTTTACCTGATCTGGGGTCTGCTTTAACAGGTAACTTGCCGGGTGTTATTACGATGACTACAACTGGAAAACCGGGAGATGAAACACCTCAAATCTTAATCCGGGGCGAAAGTACCTGGAATAATACATCCCCATTGATTTTGGTGGATGGTATTGAACGCGATATAAACAGTGTTAATATTAATGATGTAGAGAGTATATCCGTGTTAAAAGACGCTTCGGCAACAGCTGTGTTTGGCGTAAGGGGAGCCAATGGAGTTATCCTGATTACCACGAAACGAGGGGAAGAGGGGAAGGCTAATATTTCGGTTACGGTCAATACTACAGTGAAGATGCCCCAGATGTTAGCCTCTAAATATGATTCGTATGATGCACTCAGTATTCGGAATGAGTCCATTGAACGTGAATTAGGCTTGTATCCTGCCGCATGGGGGAAATATATGCCGAATGCTACACTTAATGAATATCGTAATCAGACTACTCTGGCGCAGGCTGAACAGTACCCCAATATCAATTGGCAGGATGCATTGGTAAGGAAAGCTGCCATGGATCACAATGTTAATATGAATATCTCAGGTGGGACGCCGGAGGTGAAATATTTTACTTCGGTTGACTATGAGGATGAAGGTGATATTTTGAAACATTACCCCAATGGTAAAGGATATACGGGAGGGTATGGTTTTAAGCGCCTGGATGTTCGAAGTAATTTGGATTTTAATTTGACAAGAACCACTACCCTGAAGGCCGATTTGGCCGGTTCATATGGAGTAGTGCAGGATGCATACAACCAGGATTCATGGGAATACCGGATTTGGCAAAGCATCTATAGTAATCCTCCTGATGTGTATTATCCTCGCTATTCAGACGGATCGTGGGGCTATTATCCTCCAAACACAGTAGGAACCATCAATTCAGCATTAACGTTGTCTAACAATGGGATCAGGTATACTACTACAAAACAGATCAATACGGACTTTACCTTGAAGCAGGATCTGAGTATGATCTTAGATGGATTGTCGGCGCAGGGAATGCTTTCGTATGACAATACCTTTGTTTCCGTGGGAGGAATTTATGACAACGGTAATGTCCAACAAACCTATATTGATCCGGTAACAGGCGAAGTAACACAGAGCAGTTATTTAGGAACCAATCAATTCAATTGGATACCTTCTCGTTGGTCGCCTAATGCAGATGCAGATGTTAGTCCGGACGCTACTTATCGCCATACGTTTTATCAATTGCAATTGAACTATGCCAAAAAATTCGGCAAGCATGATGTTACCGGTATGGGATTGTTTAGCCGCGACCAGTATGCTACCGGAAGCGAAGTGCCTCATTACCGCGAAGACTGGGTGGGTCGCTTTACCTATAATTATGCGGAGAAATATTTTGCTGAAGTGAATGGAGCCTACAACGGATCGGAACAATTTGGGCCGAGCCATCGCTTTGCTTTCTTTCCCTCTGCTGCTCTCGGATGGATGATTACAAATGAAAAATTCATGAAACCGATGAAATTCCTGGATATGCTAAAATTGCGTGCTTCCTGGGGACAAGTAGGTTCGGATAATATGAATGGGTATTATAACCGTTGGCTTTATATGACAAGCTGGGGATATGGCGGAACTCTTCCTTTAGGAACAAATCCATACGCTAGTAATCCATATCAATGGTGGTATGTGACACAACAAGGTAATTCGGATATTCATTGGGAAAAAGTAACAAAAACAAATGCTGGTGTTGATTATGCTTTCCTGGGAGGTTTAGTTGCCGGAAATTTTGATGTTTTTCGTGATATACGGACGGATATTCTTATGACCCCAACTGTACCTTCCTACTTCGGTACGACTCCTGCAGCGGCTAACCTCGGGATTGTGCGTAACATTGGGTATGAGTTGGTGATCCGTCTTAATAAACAGATCAACAAGAATCTCAGACTTTGGGGGAATTTTGATATGACCCATGCCAGAAACCAGGTAATTTATGCCGACGATCCTCAATTGTATGATGCTTATCGGAAATCAGCAGGTAAGCCGGTCGGGCAAAACTATTCCTATGTAACGGGAGGCTACTACAATAACTGGGATCAGGTTTATGGCAGTACCCAATTGAATACATATGATACAGAGAAGTTGCCCGGTAATCTGAACATTATCGATTTTAACGGAGATGGTAAGATTGATAATAAAGATTCAGCTCCTTATAGTTATCCCTCTTATCCGGAGAATACATTTACAACTACTGTAGGGTGTGACTGGAAAGCTTTCAGTCTGAGCGTCATGTTCTATGGAGTGAATGATGTAAGCCGTTATATGCAGTTGACAAGCTTCTCAGGTAGCTTGGACAATGTCTATAAACAGGGTTCTTATTGGACGAAGACCGATCAAAATGGAAATGTTCCGATGCCGCGATGGGACTCTCATATGGACTATACCGGATCAACACTGTACTTATATGACGGGTCCTATCTCCGCTTAAAGAATGTGCAATTGGCTTATACGTTCAAGAAAGAGTGGTTGCAAAAATATGGGATTAATTCGCTTCGTGCTTACCTGAATGGTGAAGATCTGTTCTTGTGGACACATATGCCGGACAGCCGCGAGGTAAATACCGCTGGAAGTACAGCCTATCCCCTTGTGAAACGGATAACTTGTGGACTTAATGTAACTTTTTAA